A genomic stretch from Salarias fasciatus chromosome 18, fSalaFa1.1, whole genome shotgun sequence includes:
- the LOC115406115 gene encoding 25-hydroxycholesterol 7-alpha-hydroxylase-like yields MDVWSLWTLGSSSCIMFTCALLAVVSLLFVVHYTSRKRRENEPPLIKGWIPFLGKALEFRKDSLKFLLEQKRKHGDIFTVRMAGKYMTFVLDPLLYPHIIKHSQQLDFREFLQNTTPRTFGYPPVHSKMFSGLKEQIAYSFTLLQGNNLTLLTERMLDNLMLVFRQDHLGHSGWRSGSIYQFCLSMMFEATLLTMYGHPAAATRHGGVSALRDDFLKFDSKFHLLVQQVPIWLFWGMKAVRKNLINYFMPDHISRWTDMSEFIRMRMEMFEDHENLRDVDKAAHHFAMLWAALTNSVPATFWAMYYLLSHPEALQVVRQEIQEVFQISDVEFSSNTNVKLHREEMDKLPYLESAIKESFRLSSVTMSLRVVQEDFNLRLGESRSIAVREGDIIIMYPQIMYFDPEIYEEPKKFRFDRYVHNGAEKTDFYKDNQKLKHYLMPFGLGSSLCPGRFFAMSQIKQFLCLMLLYFDLQLEDGQSHFEPRKAGLGFKLHSADIRFRYRLRADNKIDGGY; encoded by the exons gagAGAGAACGAGCCGCCTTTAATCAAAGGCTGGATCCCTTTCCTTGGGAAAGCTCTGGAGTTCAGGAAAGATTCTTTAAAGTTCCTGCTcgagcagaagaggaagcatGGAGACATTTTCACGGTCCGGATGGCAG GTAAATACATGACCTTTGTCTTGGATCCGTTACTGTACCCGCACATCATCAAACACAGCCAGCAGCTCGACTTTCGCGAGTTCCTCCAAAACACGACGCCCAGGACGTTCGGGTATCCGCCGGTCCACAGCAAGATGTTCAGTGGGCTGAAGGAGCAGATCGCCTACTCCTTCACACTCCTGCAGGGGAACAACctcaccctgctgacagagagaATGTTGGACAACCTGATGCTGGTGTTTCGCCAGGACCACCTGGGGCACAGCGGTTGGAGAAGCGGCAGCATATACCAGTTCTGTCTGTCCATGATGTTCGAGGCCACCCTCCTTACCATGTACGGTCACCCGGCGGCCGCCACCCGCCACGGTGGGGTGAGCGCGCTGAGGGACGACTTCCTCAAGTTCGACAGCAAGTTCCACTTGCTTGTGCAGCAGGTTCCCATCTGGCTGTTTTGGGGAATGAAGGCCGTCCGCAAGAACCTCATCAATTATTTCATGCCCGACCACATTTCACGCTGGACCGACATGTCGGAGTTTATCCGCATGCGTATGGAGATGTTTGAGGACCATGAAAACCTGAGAGACGTCGACAAAGCAG CTCATCACTTTGCCATGCTTTGGGCAGCTTTGACGAACTCGGTTCCTGCCACCTTCTGGGCCATGTACTACCTGCTGAGCCACCCAGAGGCACTGCAGGTGGTGCGACAGGAGATTCAGGAGGTCTTCCAAATCAGCGATGTGGAGTTCAGCAGTAACACAAATGTGAAGCTCCACAGGGAGGAGATGGACAAGCTCCCTTATCTGG AGAGCGCCATCAAAGAAAGCTTCCGTCTGTCCTCGGTCACGATGAGCCTCCGGGTGGTGCAGGAAGACTTCAATCTGCGGCTGGGGGAGAGTCGCTCAATCGCTGTCAGGGAAGGAGACATCATCATCATGTATCCTCAGATCATGTACTTTGACCCGGAAATCTACGAGGAGCCCAAG AAGTTCCGATTTGACCGCTACGTTCACAACGGTGCAGAGAAAACGGACTTCTACAAGGACAACCAGAAGCTGAAGCACTACCTGATGCCATTTGGCTTGGGCTCATCCCTGTGTCCCGGACGCTTCTTTGCCATGAGCCAGATAAAGCAGTTCCTGTGCCTGATGCTGCTGTACTtcgacctgcagctggaggacgggCAGAGCCATTTTGAGCCCAGGAAGGCTGGTCTGGGGTTTAAGCTGCACTCTGCTGACATCCGATTCCGCTACAGACTGCGAGCTGACAACAAGATTGATGGTGGCTACTGA